One genomic window of Punica granatum isolate Tunisia-2019 chromosome 1, ASM765513v2, whole genome shotgun sequence includes the following:
- the LOC116207083 gene encoding protein ALP1-like: MGMYLALEIAAEEDVPRNIPCRTSRLQGRYYIEEVLGSDTRCYENFRMNPHVFHNMCDTLRANCEIRNSRNGMTVDEMVGMFLMVVAHSTHLAVVAERFQHSKETVSRVIKVIAHGIHSLSPTYIRRRNVDVQPEIQSCRKWYPFFQNCIGAIDGTHVSACVPSSVRGAYRDRNNEITQNVLAACSHDMMFTYVVTGWEGSAHDSRILSDAATLELFPAPYGEQYYVVDAGFPNILGYLAPYKGQRLFEEYGNAWEYYDEFRNPPHLIGDRVDVDMRSREMDALRNRIANAI; encoded by the exons ATGGGGATGTATCTGGCGCTGGAGATTGCGGCCGAAGAAGATGTCCCGCGCAACATTCCTTGTCGAACCTCACGTCTACAAGGCAGATATTACATAGAGGAAGTTCTTGGCAGTGACACAAGGTGTTACGAGAATTTCAGAATGAACCCTCACGTATTTCATAACATGTGCGATACGCTAAGAGCAAACTGTGAAATCAGAAATAGCAGGAATGGTATGACCGTCGATGAGATGGTCGGCATGTTCTTAATGGTAGTTGCACATAGTACTCACTTGGCCGTGGTTGCCGAACGATTTCAGCATTCTAAGGAGACGGTGTCACGAGTCATCAAGGTAATAGCTCATGGAATTCATTCGTTGTCACCAACGTATATAAGACGGAGGAACGTTGATGTGCAGCCGGAAATTCAGAGTTGCCGAAAATGGTACCCATTCTTTCAG AATTGCATTGGAGCAATCGATGGGACCCATGTGTCTGCTTGTGTTCCATCATCGGTGAGAGGCGCGTATCGCGATCGGAATAACGAGATTACGCAAAATGTACTCGCCGCTTGTTCGCATGACATGATGTTCACTTATGTTGTCACTGGATGGGAGGGTTCTGCTCATGACTCTCGAATTCTGTCCGATGCCGCTACATTGGAATTATTTCCTGCACCATATGGCG aacaatattatgtagTCGATGCGGGATTCCCTAATATTCTCGGTTATCTGGCTCCCTACAAAGGCCAAAG ATTATTCGAAGAGTATGGAAATGCATGGGAATATTACGATGAATTCCGAAATCCTCCTCATCTAATTGGGGATCGGGTTGATGTAGACATGAGAAGTAGGGAAATGGATGCATTACGTAATCGTATTGCAAATGCAATATGA
- the LOC116207094 gene encoding uncharacterized protein LOC116207094, with protein MAPKGEGVLEWTEALENAFITILLEKFTRTHTTYWKARDWEQMNKELEEQFPGTILDANKLRQKLRRLRIQYTQFTELIAHTGVGWDETTNTVKANADVWDKFIKKNSSFKTFQDKGCKHYTSLKELFRSKTATCALRISSTDPPKSP; from the exons ATGGCCCCCAAGGGTGAAGGCGTACTTGAGTGGACTGAAGCGCTGGAGAACGCATTCATTACCATCTTGCTCGAGAAGTTCACAAGGACGCATACAACATATTGGAAAGCCAGGGACTGGGAACAAATGAATAAGGAGCTGGAAGAGCAATTTCCAGGCACCATTCTCGACGCCAACAAGTTGCGGCAGAAACTACGCAGACTGAGAATCCAATACACGCAGTTCACCGAGCTGATTGCGCACACTGGAGTCGGCTGGGATGAGACAACCAATACCGTAAAGGCGAACGCTGATGTCTGGGACAAGTTTATTAAG AAGAACAGCAGCTTCAAGACTTTTCAGGACAAAGGTTGCAAGCATTACACATCATTAAAAGAGTTGTTCAGGTCTAAGACAGCAACATGTGCATTACGAATTTCATCCACCGACCCACCAAAGAGCCCATAA